The Erigeron canadensis isolate Cc75 chromosome 4, C_canadensis_v1, whole genome shotgun sequence genome window below encodes:
- the LOC122595828 gene encoding 5'-nucleotidase SurE-like: MEDVTYNNDVTEGDQPTIMVTNDDGIEAPGLQALVRVLVSTNRYRVWVCAPDSDRSAVSHAATVRRTLSAKPTEISGATAFAVSGTPSDCTSLGISKALFPSVPDLVLSGINMGSNCGYHIVYSGTVAGAREAFIYGLPSVSISYDWKNGRSSINDFTLAAEACLSIISAILVEIKNKTYPQKCFLNVDLPTDIQNHKGMKLTKQGSSCMKVNWKQVSSDGEGLTDEPTSVSLNPNSKALSRNLFFNMELKERQMENGGTDFCFLKEGYITVTPLGALTNADDESQTYFKEWLPEVVASTLEL, encoded by the exons ATGGAAGATGTTACATATAATAATGATGTAACCGAGGGTGACCAGCCCACGATAATGGTAACAAACGACGACGGAATAGAAGCACCAGGACTGCAGGCACTTGTCCGTGTCTTGGTTTCTACTAATCGTTACCGTGTCTGGGTCTGCGCCCCTGATTC gGATAGATCAGCGGTGAGTCACGCTGCTACTGTGCGTCGTACTCTCTCTGCAAAGCCAACCGAAATCAGTGGAGCAACGGCTTTTGCTGTCTCTG GAACTCCGTCTGATTGTACTTCGTTAGGAATCTCAAAGGCACTTTTTCCTTCGGTTCCTGATCTG GTGTTAAGTGGCATAAATATGGGCAGCAACTGCGGTTATCACAT TGTTTACTCGGGGACGGTGGCAGGTGCCCGTGAGGCCTTTATATATGGTTTACCATCTGTTTCCATATCATATGATTG GAAAAACGGTAGGAGTAGTATCAACGACTTCACACTGGCTGCAGAGGCTTGCTTATCCATAATAAGTGCTATATTGGTTGAGATAAAAAATAAGACCTATCCTCAGAAATGTTTTCTGAATGTTGATTTGCCCACAGATATTCAGAATCATAAG GGTATGAAGCTGACTAAACAAGGTAGCAGTTGTATGAAAGTGAATTGGAAGCAAGTTTCTTCTGATGGTGAAGGCTTGACAGACGAGCCAACTTCAGTATCATTGAACCCGAATAGTAAAGCTTTGTCACGAAACCTTTTCTTCAATATGGAG CTCAAGGAACGCCAGATGGAAAATGGTGGAACCGACTTCTGCTTCCTTAAGGAAGGATAT ATAACCGTCACTCCCCTTGGGGCCTTGACTAATGCAGATGATGAAAGCCAAACTTATTTCAAAGAATGGTTACCAGAAGTTGTTGCGTCTACTTTAGAACTCTGA
- the LOC122598185 gene encoding 5'-nucleotidase SurE, with amino-acid sequence MENNKKIDDRATIMVTNDDGIEAPGLQALVRVLVSAPHRYRVWVCAPDSEMSAVSHSITWRHALSAKPVQIHGATAFAVSGTPADCTSLGISKELFPSVPDLVLSGINMGSNCGYHIVYSGTVAGAREAFFYGVPSISISYDWVKATSSIDDFTLAAEACLPIINAVVSEIRNKTYPQKCFLNVDLPTNIQNHKGYKLTKQGNSVIKMGWKQVSSDAEGGHMSSAMTNEPSSVASNPDAKAVSQEQLLFKREVRGSKVEDGETDHSSLREGYITVTPLGALTHADIDCQSFFKQWLPTVAERSSSSAL; translated from the exons atggaaaataacaaaaagatcgaTGATCGGGCAACAATAATGGTGACAAACGATGACGGAATAGAGGCTCCTGGACTCCAGGCACTTGTTCGTGTTCTCGTTTCCGCTCCTCATCGTTATCGTGTTTGGGTCTGCGCCCCTGATTC GGAAATGTCAGCAGTCAGTCATTCCATTACTTGGCGACATGCTCTCTCCGCTAAACCTGTCCAAATCCATGGCGCGACCGCCTTTGCTGTTTCTG GAACTCCAGCTGACTGTACTTCATTGGGAATCTCAAAGGAACTATTTCCTTCTGTTCCTGATCTG GTATTAAGTGGCATAAACATGGGCAGCAATTGTGGTTATCACAT CGTCTACTCGGGAACAGTGGCAGGTGCTCGAGAGGCCTTTTTCTATGGTGTTCCATCCATTTCAATTTCATATGATTG GGTTAAAGCTACTAGCAGTATCGACGATTTCACACTAGCTGCTGAAGCTTGCTTGCCCATAATAAATGCAGTTGTTTCTGAGATCAGGAATAAAACGTATCCTCAGAAATGTTTTCTGAATGTGGATTTGCCCACAAATATTCAGAATCATAAG GGTTATAAGCTGACTAAGCAAGGAAACAGTGTTATTAAAATGGGATGGAAGCAAGTTTCTTCGGATGCCGAAGGCGGACATATGTCATCAGCAATGACAAACGAGCCAAGTTCAGTAGCATCAAACCCTGATGCTAAAGCTGTTTCACAAGAACAGCTTTTATTTAAGAGAGAG GTCAGAGGAAGCAAGGTTGAAGACGGTGAAACTGACCACTCTTCCCTTAGAGAAGGATat ATAACTGTCACCCCGCTTGGGGCCTTAACTCATGCGGATATTGATTGCCAGTCATTTTTCAAGCAATGGTTGCCAACAGTGGCTGAGCGTTCTTCTTCTTCAGCTTTGTGA
- the LOC122596859 gene encoding probable receptor-like protein kinase At5g38990: MFPDNGNGKGSEEVSTSTVGFTQKCCQFTIDEVLLATENFNESLVVGKGGFGKVYKGNISVGTTYADVAIKRLDLMSNQGETEFWAEVKMLSELRHAHLVSLIGYCNYEKEMILVYEYMPHGTLEDHLHKLHTPLSWVDRLKICIGAARGLDYLHTGTSIEVGVIHRDVKSSNILLHESWAAKISDFGLARIGPTNQPLTYVNTLVKGTFGYIDPNYFATGKLTRKSDVYAFGVVLFEMLCQKRPLDESFECGLATWIHESIKERNLKQLVYPGIQSEISLKCLKGFVRIAERCLDNHPNRRPTMTEVTSTLESLLAQSVLFSQQKTNNWLPTPGKIFGRMFDAFPFSSPGESLGISVSPDQDSDIPISSGENSGIPVSLFI, translated from the coding sequence ATGTTTCCAGATAATGGCAATGGAAAAGGGTCTGAAGAAGTATCCACTTCCACTGTTGGTTTTACACAAAAATGTTGTCAATTCACTATTGATGAAGTTTTGTTAGCAACAGAAAACTTTAATGAATCATTAGTAGTTGGGAAAGGGGGTTTTGGAAAAGTATATAAAGGCAATATTAGCGTAGGAACAACCTATGCAGATGTCGCAATCAAAAGGTTGGATTTGATGTCGAATCAAGGGGAGACAGAGTTCTGGGCAGAAGTTAAAATGCTTTCTGAGTTGCGTCATGCTCATTTGGTGTCTTTAATTGGTTATTGTaattatgaaaaagaaatgatccTTGTTTACGAATACATGCCCCACGGAACACTTGAAGATCATTTGCATAAACTCCATACCCCTCTTTCTTGGGTCGACAGACTCAAGATTTGTATCGGTGCGGCCCGTGGGTTAGACTACCTTCACACGGGGACAAGTATTGAGGTTGGTGTTATACATAGAGATGTCAAGAGTTCAAATATCTTGTTACATGAAAGTTGGGCGGCAAAAATTTCGGATTTTGGGTTGGCTAGAATAGGTCCAACAAATCAACCATTAACTTATGTCAATACGTTAGTTAAAGGGACTTTTGGGTATATTGATCCAAACTATTTTGCGACTGGAAAGTTGACAAGGAAGTCTGATGTGTATGCTTTTGGGGTGGTATTGTTTGAAATGTTGTGTCAGAAGCGACCATTGGACGAGAGTTTTGAATGTGGCCTAGCAACATGGATACATGAATCaattaaagaaagaaacttAAAGCAATTAGTTTATCCGGGTATACAAAGTGAGATATCTCTAAAGTGTCTAAAAGGGTTTGTTCGGATAGCTGAAAGATGCTTGGATAATCATCCAAATCGTCGTCCTACCATGACTGAGGTTACCTCTACTCTTGAATCTCTACTGGCTCAATCTGTACTGTTCTCGCAACAGAAAACCAATAATTGGTTGCCAACTCCAGGCAAGATTTTTGGAAGAATGTTTGATGCGTTTCCTTTTAGCTCCCCTGGTGAAAGTTTAGGTATTTCAGTCTCCCCTGATCAAGACTCAGATATTCCGATCTCTAGTGGTGAAAACTCAGGTATTCCAGTCTCCctatttatataa